A stretch of Gadus macrocephalus chromosome 17, ASM3116895v1 DNA encodes these proteins:
- the zgc:194655 gene encoding uncharacterized protein zgc:194655 yields MGKIYQVIVIGLNGENMTIDLCNTEEQMKAMTVLQLKNKLGERLPGRAGKSVDNIRLIFTTDGLDDDERTLVSYGVQHKSAIQMVIKVPGGVQL; encoded by the exons ATGGGGAAGATTTACCAAGTCATAGTGATCGGGTTGAACGGAGAGAACATGACCATCGACCTGTGTAACACCGAAGAACAGATGAAGGCGATGACAGTGCTGCAGCTCAAGAACAAGTTAGGCGAGCGTCTTCCAGGGAGGGCAG GGAAGAGCGTGGACAACATCCGCCTGATCTTCACAACCGATGGGCTGGATGACGACGAGAGGACCCTGGTCTCTTATGGAGTTCAACACAAGTCCGCGATCCAAATGGTGATCAAGGTCCCGGGCGGAGTCCAGCTCTAG
- the si:ch211-212k18.15 gene encoding uncharacterized protein si:ch211-212k18.15, with product MSEQNAEKRYDPEDTTLKFVNRPDDLDPLPPEDGDEQLSAEMSCGHAVKPESLTGWCRSLLDQGQYTFKCPAPTEGTEQCGAEWPYTEVRRLAALTAEEMLDFEMKLGRLAAARFCDFKACPGCKTYVEREALDNLCFRCTICKGSGKPTKQFCWQCLKPWKGRAPRSDRCDNDDCSDKDLELLKGCGTITMSQVAGVGPVPSIRACPTCGLKVEHDKTGCKNILCPRCKVEFCFVCLKLTGQCLQTSCYFIACSSGIAPRQTAMPIWKR from the exons ATGAGCGAGCAGAATGCAGAGAAGAGATATGATCCGGAAGACACCACTCTTAAATTTGTCAACAGACCAGATGACTTAGACCCGCTTC CACCTGAGGACGGGGACGAGCAGCTCAGTGCGGAGATGTCTTGCGGTCACGCCGTCAAGCCAGAATCTCTGACCGGGTGGTGTCGCAGTTTGCTGGACCAG GGCCAGTACACATTTAAGTGCCCTGCACCCACGGAGGGCACGGAGCAGTGTGGTGCCGAGTGGCCCTACACAGAGGTCCGCCGGCTGGCCGCACTGACCGCAGAAGAGATGCTGGACTTTGAAATGAAATTGGGCCGTCTAGCCGCCGCACGGTTTTGTGACTTTAAAGCA TGCCCTGGCTGTAAAACCTACGTGGAAAGAGAAGCGTTAGACAATCTCTGTTTCCGCTGCACTATCTGTAAAGGAAGCGGTAAGCCCACCAAGCAGTTCTGCTGGCAGTGTCTGAAGCCGTGGAAGGGGAGGGCGCCGCGCAGCGACCGCTGTGACAACGACGACTGCTCGGACAAGGATCTGGAGCTGCTGAAAGGGTGTGGCACCATCACGATGTCCCAGGTGGCGGGGGTGGGGCCTGTCCCTTCCATCAGGGCCTGCCCCACCTGTGGCTTAAAGGTGGAGCACGACAAGACCGGCTGCAAGAACATCCTGTGCCCACGCTGCAAGGTGGAGTTCTGCTTCGTGTGTCTGAAGCTCACCGGGCAGTGCCTTCAGACCAGCTGCTATTTCATAGCCTGCAGCAGCGGCATCGCACCGAGGCAGACCGCCATGCCAATATGGAAGAGATAA